In Eriocheir sinensis breed Jianghai 21 chromosome 8, ASM2467909v1, whole genome shotgun sequence, the following proteins share a genomic window:
- the LOC126995554 gene encoding charged multivesicular body protein 2b-like: MFKKPSAKEQMKTNERQLRKVGRDVERDRRELEREEKKLENDIKRLAKSPGNKEAVTLLAKQLVNIRKQKTRTYAANSRISSVAAQQKGMQANVKLAGAMGTATKTMVNMNKIMKPEDIAKNMKDFEQASAKLDMTDELMNDTLDDILNESGDEEESDAIVNQVLDEIGIEIGSKVAGAPSVRTEGLGETSKSRVLSDDELEESLAKLRAT, encoded by the exons ATGTTCAAGAAACCTTCAGCCAAAG AGCAAATGAAAACCAATGAGCGACAGTTACGTAAAGTTGGACGTGACGTGGAGCGTGATCGAAGGGAgctggaaagagaagagaaaaagttagaAAATGATATAAAACGGTTAGCAAAATCCCCTGGCAACAAAGAAGCTGTAACACTCCTTGCCAAGCAACTTGTTAACATCAGAAAGCAGAAGACAAGAACCTATGCTGCAAACAGTAGG atatcTTCAGTTGCAGCTCAACAAAAAGGAATGCAGGCAAATGTCAAGCTGGCTGGTGCTATGGGTACAGCCACAAAGACAATGGTTAATATGAACAAGATCATGAAGCCGGAAGATATTGCTAAAAACATGAAGGATTTCGAGCAGGCCTCTGCAAAGCTGGATATGACTGATGAACTAA TGAATGACACCCTCGATGATATACTAAatgaaagtggtgatgaagaAGAGAGTGATGCCATTGTGAATCAGGTGTTGGATGAAATTGGCATTGAGATTGGGTCAAAG GTGGCAGGGGCACCATCAGTAAGAACAGAAGGTCTAGGGGAAACAAGTAAGTCCAGAGTCCTGTCAGATGATGAATTAGAAGAGTCCCTTGCAAAGCTGAGAGCAACATAA